One segment of Massilia sp. Se16.2.3 DNA contains the following:
- a CDS encoding YheT family hydrolase — protein MTYRAPAWLPGGHLQTIVPATLLAKPPVSYRRERWSVHDPVLGEDFVDVDFVDGQPGKPLVVLFHGLEGSSNSHYARGLMAALAARGWSGAVPHFRGCSGEPNRTARFYHSGDALEIDWIMARLRARAPGPLYAAGVSLGGNALLRWLGESGTAAGFVTAAAAISAPLDLTRGGEALSSGFNMLYTRMFLQTLKPKCLAKLEQFPGLFDRQALLAARDLYAFDNVVTAPLHGYRDTDDYWHRASARHVLHDIRVPTPVLNARNDPFLPGAHLPASASKAVTLEYPEEGGHVGFPAGAFPGNNAWLPARILSFFDGVPGARTGAPTTSELCEAGTHG, from the coding sequence ATGACCTACCGCGCGCCAGCGTGGCTGCCCGGCGGCCACCTGCAAACCATCGTTCCCGCCACCCTGCTGGCCAAGCCGCCAGTCAGCTACCGGCGCGAGCGCTGGAGCGTGCACGATCCGGTGCTGGGCGAGGACTTCGTCGACGTCGATTTCGTCGACGGCCAGCCCGGCAAACCCCTGGTGGTCCTGTTCCACGGGCTGGAAGGTTCGTCGAACAGCCATTACGCCCGTGGCCTGATGGCGGCGCTGGCGGCACGCGGCTGGTCGGGCGCCGTGCCGCATTTCCGCGGCTGCTCGGGCGAACCGAACCGCACGGCGCGCTTCTACCATTCGGGCGACGCGCTCGAAATCGACTGGATCATGGCGCGCCTGCGCGCACGCGCTCCCGGCCCCTTGTACGCGGCCGGCGTCTCGCTCGGGGGTAATGCGCTGCTGCGCTGGCTGGGCGAGTCGGGCACGGCCGCCGGTTTCGTGACGGCCGCCGCCGCGATCTCCGCCCCGCTCGACCTGACGCGCGGCGGCGAAGCCCTGTCCTCGGGCTTCAACATGCTTTATACCCGCATGTTCCTGCAAACGCTGAAGCCGAAATGCCTGGCCAAGCTGGAGCAGTTTCCCGGCCTGTTCGACCGCCAGGCGCTGCTCGCCGCGCGCGACCTCTACGCGTTCGATAATGTCGTCACCGCCCCGCTGCACGGCTACCGCGACACCGACGATTACTGGCACCGCGCCAGCGCCCGCCACGTGCTGCACGACATCCGCGTGCCGACCCCGGTACTGAATGCCCGCAACGATCCCTTCCTGCCGGGCGCCCACCTGCCCGCCAGCGCGTCGAAGGCCGTGACGCTCGAGTACCCGGAAGAAGGCGGCCACGTCGGCTTCCCGGCCGGGGCCTTCCCGGGCAACAATGCCTGGCTGCCGGCACGCATCCTGTCCTTCTTCGATGGCGTTCCAGGCGCGCGAACCGGTGCGCCAACGACATCCGAACTATGCGAAGCTGGCACCCATGGATGA
- a CDS encoding phosphoribosylaminoimidazolesuccinocarboxamide synthase → MNSLYQSSIQSLPLLGRGKVRDNYAVGDDKILIVTTDRLSAFDVVMNEPIPGKGMVLNQMSDFWFEKLGHIVPNHLTGVTPDSVVAPSEVEQVRGRAVVAKRLKPIMVEAVVRGYIIGSGWKDYQANGAICGIELPPGLRQADKLPQPIFTPAAKADIGEHDENISFADMESRIGPELAAKMREVSIQLYTAAAEYAATRGIIIADTKFEFGLDENNVLHLMDEVLTADSSRFWPADSYAPGMSPPSFDKQFVRDYLETLSDWNKTAPAPHLPEEVISKTQAKYFEAIERLTGEKLKA, encoded by the coding sequence ATGAACAGCCTCTACCAATCCTCGATCCAGTCCCTGCCACTGCTCGGCCGCGGCAAAGTGCGCGACAACTACGCTGTCGGCGACGACAAGATCCTGATCGTCACCACCGACCGCCTGTCGGCCTTCGACGTCGTCATGAACGAACCGATCCCGGGCAAGGGCATGGTACTGAACCAGATGAGCGACTTCTGGTTCGAGAAGCTCGGCCACATCGTGCCGAACCACCTGACCGGCGTGACACCCGACAGCGTCGTGGCACCAAGTGAGGTGGAGCAGGTGCGCGGCCGCGCCGTCGTGGCCAAGCGCCTGAAACCCATCATGGTGGAAGCGGTGGTGCGCGGTTACATCATCGGTTCCGGCTGGAAGGACTATCAGGCAAACGGCGCCATCTGCGGTATCGAACTGCCGCCGGGCCTGCGCCAGGCGGATAAACTGCCGCAGCCGATCTTCACGCCGGCCGCGAAAGCCGACATCGGCGAGCACGACGAGAACATCTCGTTCGCCGACATGGAAAGCCGCATCGGCCCGGAACTGGCCGCGAAGATGCGCGAGGTCTCGATCCAGCTCTACACCGCCGCTGCGGAATACGCGGCGACCCGCGGGATCATCATCGCCGACACCAAGTTCGAATTCGGCCTGGACGAGAACAATGTGCTGCACCTGATGGACGAAGTGCTGACCGCCGATTCCTCGCGCTTCTGGCCGGCCGACTCGTACGCGCCGGGCATGTCGCCGCCGTCTTTCGACAAGCAGTTCGTGCGCGACTACCTGGAGACCCTGTCCGACTGGAACAAGACCGCGCCGGCGCCGCACCTGCCGGAAGAGGTCATCAGTAAAACCCAGGCCAAGTACTTCGAAGCCATCGAACGCCTGACCGGCGAAAAGCTGAAGGCCTGA
- a CDS encoding M48 family metalloprotease, with product MTSPALPSVSSRWRVPLAVLLVSAAVGLNPASARAQALNNVPNSARLPTLGDTAREDLSPIVERKLGEEIMREIRRDRDYLDDDGIAEYLNNFGGALVDAVPGTRGETNADFEFFTVRDGAINAFALPGGFIGVHSGLLLAAQSESELASVISHEIGHVSQRHIARMLGQQRQDVLLPLATLILAALASKASPDAAMGVLMGGQGLAVQRQLNFSRDAEREADRVGFQIMGAGGYDTSGMVAFFKRLQSANKVYGEIPAFLSSHPLTSERIVDIQSRIRETPYRQRIDTIEFHLAKARARVLQDLGTVARRETRAAFEAQLVQQHRQQQVAAQYGLSFLALKEGDLAGARSWFDKARAAMQPKPGVFSNTPASNGGAMFAMLDLDIKLAPGQPKEVAQQALKDAENATHAYPLSRALARQYADAMINAGKLDEATRYLRDQVQLYREEPKLYELLAKAYSGQGRIALQHMALAESYVLAGALPAAVDQLNFARKAKDVSFYDQSVIDARERAIKARQKEEKEADKEK from the coding sequence ATGACCTCCCCCGCATTGCCATCCGTATCGTCCCGTTGGCGCGTCCCGCTGGCCGTCCTGCTCGTGTCGGCCGCGGTCGGGCTCAATCCTGCGTCGGCACGTGCCCAGGCGCTGAATAACGTGCCGAATTCCGCCAGGCTGCCCACGCTGGGCGATACCGCGCGCGAAGACCTGTCCCCGATCGTCGAGCGTAAACTCGGCGAAGAGATCATGCGCGAGATCCGGCGCGACCGCGACTACCTCGACGACGACGGCATTGCCGAATACCTGAACAATTTCGGCGGCGCCCTGGTCGACGCGGTGCCCGGCACGCGCGGCGAGACCAACGCCGATTTCGAGTTCTTCACCGTGCGCGACGGCGCCATCAACGCGTTTGCGCTGCCCGGCGGTTTCATCGGCGTGCACTCCGGGCTGTTGCTGGCGGCGCAGAGCGAGTCGGAACTGGCCTCGGTGATCTCGCACGAGATCGGCCACGTCTCGCAGCGCCATATCGCACGGATGCTCGGCCAGCAGCGCCAGGACGTGCTGCTGCCGCTGGCCACGCTGATCCTGGCGGCGCTGGCCTCGAAGGCCAGTCCCGACGCGGCGATGGGCGTGCTGATGGGCGGGCAGGGCCTGGCCGTGCAGCGCCAGCTGAACTTCAGCCGGGATGCGGAGCGCGAGGCCGACCGGGTCGGCTTCCAGATCATGGGCGCCGGCGGCTACGACACCTCGGGCATGGTCGCCTTCTTCAAGCGCCTGCAAAGCGCGAATAAAGTGTATGGCGAAATCCCGGCTTTCCTGAGCAGCCACCCGCTGACGAGCGAGCGCATCGTCGACATCCAGTCGCGCATTCGCGAAACGCCGTATCGCCAGCGTATCGACACCATTGAATTCCACCTGGCCAAGGCACGTGCGCGCGTGCTGCAGGATCTCGGCACCGTCGCCCGCCGCGAAACGCGCGCCGCCTTCGAGGCGCAACTGGTGCAGCAGCATCGCCAGCAGCAGGTGGCGGCGCAGTACGGCCTGTCCTTCCTGGCGCTGAAGGAGGGCGACCTGGCCGGCGCCCGCAGCTGGTTTGACAAGGCACGTGCCGCCATGCAGCCCAAGCCGGGGGTGTTCTCGAATACGCCTGCGAGCAATGGCGGCGCCATGTTCGCCATGCTCGACCTCGACATCAAGCTGGCGCCGGGCCAGCCGAAGGAGGTCGCGCAGCAGGCCCTGAAGGATGCGGAAAACGCCACGCACGCCTACCCGCTGTCGCGCGCGCTGGCACGCCAGTATGCCGACGCGATGATCAATGCCGGCAAGCTCGACGAGGCCACGCGCTACCTGCGCGACCAGGTGCAGCTGTACCGCGAGGAGCCAAAGCTGTACGAGCTGCTGGCCAAGGCGTATTCGGGGCAGGGCAGGATCGCCCTGCAGCACATGGCGCTGGCAGAATCGTATGTGCTGGCCGGGGCTCTGCCGGCCGCCGTCGACCAGCTCAATTTCGCGCGCAAGGCGAAGGATGTGTCGTTCTACGACCAGTCCGTGATCGACGCGCGCGAGCGTGCCATCAAGGCGCGCCAGAAAGAGGAAAAGGAAGCCGACAAGGAGAAGTAA
- a CDS encoding zinc-finger domain-containing protein, producing the protein MNNKTMPVVELEAKDLPAHCPNPSMPLWSSHPRVFLDFDHEGTAKCPYCGTHYRLAPGVAFKHH; encoded by the coding sequence ATGAACAACAAGACCATGCCTGTGGTGGAACTCGAGGCCAAGGATTTGCCGGCGCACTGCCCGAACCCGTCCATGCCACTGTGGTCGTCGCACCCGCGCGTCTTCCTGGATTTCGACCATGAAGGCACCGCCAAGTGCCCCTACTGCGGCACCCACTACCGCCTGGCGCCTGGCGTCGCGTTCAAGCACCACTAA
- the fba gene encoding class II fructose-bisphosphate aldolase (catalyzes the reversible aldol condensation of dihydroxyacetonephosphate and glyceraldehyde 3-phosphate in the Calvin cycle, glycolysis, and/or gluconeogenesis): MALVSLRQLLDHAAENGYGLPAFNVNNLEQVQAIMAAADATNSPVIMQASAGARKYAGEAFLRHLIDAAVEAYPHIPVVMHQDHGQSPAVCMAAIRSGFSSVMMDGSLEADGKSVASYEYNVEVSKEVVKFAHSIGVTVEAELGVLGSLETMKGDKEDGHGADGTMTREQLLTDVDQAADFVARTQCDALAIAIGTSHGAYKFTRKPTGDILAIDRIKEIHARIPNTHLVMHGSSSVPQELLAIIREFGGDMKETYGVPVEEIQEGIKHGVRKINIDTDIRLAMTAAIRKFMFQNPSKFDPRDYNKPAREAAMEVCKARYLSFGCEGQASKIKPIPLEKMAERYKAGELAQVVK, from the coding sequence ATGGCACTCGTATCACTGCGTCAACTGCTGGACCACGCCGCCGAGAACGGCTACGGCCTGCCGGCGTTCAACGTCAACAACCTGGAACAGGTGCAGGCCATCATGGCCGCGGCCGACGCCACCAACAGCCCGGTGATCATGCAGGCCTCGGCTGGCGCGCGCAAGTACGCCGGCGAAGCCTTCCTGCGCCACCTGATCGACGCCGCCGTCGAAGCCTATCCGCATATCCCGGTCGTGATGCACCAGGACCACGGCCAGTCGCCGGCGGTCTGCATGGCCGCGATCCGTTCGGGCTTTTCCTCGGTGATGATGGACGGTTCGCTGGAAGCGGACGGCAAGTCGGTCGCCTCGTATGAATACAACGTCGAAGTGTCGAAAGAAGTCGTCAAGTTCGCGCACTCGATCGGCGTGACCGTCGAAGCGGAACTGGGCGTGCTCGGTTCGCTGGAAACGATGAAGGGCGACAAGGAAGACGGCCACGGCGCCGACGGCACCATGACCCGCGAACAGCTGCTGACCGACGTCGACCAGGCTGCCGACTTCGTCGCACGCACCCAGTGCGACGCGCTGGCAATCGCCATCGGCACCTCGCACGGCGCCTACAAGTTCACCCGCAAGCCGACCGGCGACATCCTGGCGATCGACCGCATCAAGGAAATCCACGCGCGCATCCCGAACACCCACCTGGTGATGCACGGCTCGTCGTCGGTGCCGCAGGAACTGCTGGCGATCATCCGCGAATTCGGCGGCGACATGAAGGAAACCTACGGTGTTCCGGTCGAAGAGATCCAGGAAGGCATCAAGCACGGCGTTCGCAAGATCAACATCGACACCGACATCCGCCTGGCCATGACCGCGGCGATCCGCAAGTTCATGTTCCAGAACCCGTCGAAGTTCGATCCGCGCGACTACAACAAGCCTGCGCGCGAAGCGGCAATGGAAGTCTGCAAGGCGCGTTACCTGTCCTTCGGCTGCGAAGGCCAGGCATCGAAGATCAAGCCGATTCCGCTGGAGAAAATGGCCGAGCGTTACAAGGCCGGCGAGCTGGCGCAAGTCGTCAAGTAA
- a CDS encoding alpha/beta fold hydrolase, which translates to MRPLMVPVKQRLQFAGVTVEYIVAGKGAPGIVLVAGAGGPVESWYKVFGELAEAHTVFAYNRAGIGESSKPDAPQTAAAMVRTLRAFLLAAGVPRPWVLVGHSLGGLVVNLFARSHPDEVGAVVLVEATAPEDVRILPRHDHALQRWLKRLVTRLSPPHPLGPRPSSSTPAWPSSMPRRLFRRYLCMSSAARVPRWPGPRRGRSCAHGKPINANW; encoded by the coding sequence ATGCGTCCCTTGATGGTGCCAGTGAAACAGCGGCTGCAGTTTGCCGGCGTGACGGTGGAATACATCGTGGCCGGCAAGGGTGCTCCTGGCATCGTGCTGGTGGCAGGAGCGGGCGGCCCGGTCGAAAGCTGGTACAAGGTGTTTGGAGAACTGGCGGAGGCGCATACCGTTTTCGCCTACAACCGCGCGGGCATCGGCGAGTCCAGTAAGCCGGACGCGCCGCAAACGGCCGCCGCCATGGTGCGCACCCTGCGCGCCTTTTTGCTGGCCGCCGGGGTGCCCCGACCCTGGGTGCTGGTCGGCCACTCGCTCGGTGGCCTGGTCGTCAACCTGTTCGCACGCTCCCATCCGGACGAGGTCGGCGCTGTCGTGCTGGTCGAGGCCACCGCGCCCGAGGACGTGCGCATTCTCCCCCGCCACGACCATGCATTGCAGCGCTGGCTGAAACGCCTGGTCACGCGCCTTTCGCCGCCTCATCCCCTCGGGCCGAGACCGAGCAGCTCGACGCCAGCCTGGCCGAGCTCGATGCCGCGCCGCCTTTTCCGCCGCTACCTTTGTATGTCATCAGCGGCGCGCGTCCCGCGCTGGCCTGGGCCACGCCGGGGGCGCAGCTGCGCGCACGGCAAGCCCATCAACGCGAACTGGTGA
- the pyk gene encoding pyruvate kinase — MYNATKIVATIGPASTDFDILVRMIRAGVDVVRLNFSHGRAQDHIDRAALVRRAAAECGTEVAIMADMQGPKIRVGKFEDGKIFLNNGDKFILDAKWGENGELGNQERVGLDYKALPRDVRPGDRLLLNDGLIVLVVDKVVGHEICTTVKVGGELSNNKGINRQGGGLTAPALTAKDMEDIKTAMSFQADYLAISFPKSATDMEMARQLANIAGEPYGHKPMMIAKIERAEAIPVLQEILDASDGIMVARGDLAVEVGNAAVPALQKRMIRMARASNKLAITATQMMESMIVNAVPTRAEVSDVANAVLDGTDAVMTSAETASGKYPIETVEMMAAICLEAEQSEYNKLDADFLNVEFTRIDQSIAYGTLFTAHHLAVKAIVALTESGSTALWMSRHNIDTPIFALTPSQTTQRKASLYRNVRAFHLLQEGGSHAVLRKAEELLIKEGMVSPGDTIVVTWGSPMGEAGGTNALKIVRVGETYKD, encoded by the coding sequence CTGTACAACGCCACCAAGATCGTTGCCACCATCGGCCCGGCATCGACCGATTTCGATATCCTCGTGCGGATGATCCGTGCCGGCGTCGACGTCGTGCGCCTGAATTTCTCGCACGGCCGGGCCCAGGACCACATCGACCGCGCCGCGCTGGTACGCCGCGCCGCCGCCGAATGCGGGACCGAGGTCGCGATCATGGCCGACATGCAGGGACCGAAGATCCGCGTTGGTAAATTCGAAGACGGCAAGATCTTCCTGAACAATGGCGACAAGTTCATCCTCGACGCCAAATGGGGCGAAAACGGCGAGCTGGGCAACCAGGAACGCGTCGGTCTCGACTATAAAGCCCTGCCGCGCGACGTGCGTCCCGGCGACCGGCTGCTGCTCAACGACGGCCTGATCGTGCTGGTCGTCGACAAGGTCGTCGGCCACGAGATCTGCACCACGGTGAAAGTGGGCGGCGAACTGTCGAACAACAAGGGCATCAACCGCCAAGGCGGGGGACTCACCGCGCCGGCGCTGACCGCCAAGGACATGGAAGACATCAAGACCGCGATGAGCTTCCAGGCCGACTATCTGGCGATCTCGTTCCCGAAAAGCGCGACCGACATGGAAATGGCGCGCCAGCTGGCGAACATCGCCGGCGAGCCCTACGGCCACAAGCCGATGATGATCGCCAAGATCGAGCGTGCCGAAGCCATCCCCGTGCTGCAGGAAATTCTCGATGCGTCCGACGGCATCATGGTCGCGCGTGGCGACCTGGCGGTGGAAGTGGGTAACGCCGCCGTGCCGGCCCTGCAAAAGCGCATGATCCGCATGGCACGCGCGTCGAACAAGCTGGCCATTACCGCGACGCAGATGATGGAGTCGATGATCGTCAACGCCGTCCCGACCCGCGCCGAAGTGTCGGACGTGGCCAATGCCGTGCTGGACGGCACCGACGCCGTCATGACCTCGGCCGAGACCGCATCGGGCAAGTATCCGATCGAGACCGTCGAAATGATGGCCGCGATCTGCCTGGAGGCGGAACAATCCGAATACAACAAGCTCGACGCGGACTTCCTGAACGTGGAATTCACCCGCATCGACCAGTCGATTGCCTACGGCACCCTGTTCACGGCGCACCACCTGGCCGTAAAAGCCATCGTCGCGCTGACCGAGTCGGGCTCGACGGCACTGTGGATGAGCCGACATAACATCGACACCCCGATTTTCGCCCTGACCCCGTCACAAACGACGCAGCGCAAGGCCTCCCTGTACCGCAACGTGCGAGCATTCCACCTGCTGCAGGAAGGCGGCAGCCACGCCGTGCTGCGCAAGGCGGAAGAACTATTGATCAAGGAAGGCATGGTCAGCCCGGGCGACACCATCGTCGTCACCTGGGGCTCGCCAATGGGCGAGGCCGGCGGCACCAATGCACTGAAAATCGTGCGCGTCGGCGAGACCTACAAGGATTAA
- a CDS encoding AzlC family ABC transporter permease — protein sequence MTERHDPVLWREGLTTGLPTLFGIGAWGMVVGIAMVKTGLTALQACGMTLLVYAGSAQLAALPLILAHAPIWVIFATGLVVNLRFVIFSALMGPHFAHLNWRQRLFYGYISGDLTVALFLQRFPTAARQPGKLSYLQGLMFPNWLAWQGGSIIGVFLGSAIPTSWGLGFAGTLAILCITVPLTINRAALCGVLVAGTVAVAAYGFPYKLGLLLAVVVGMLAAMAAEALIEKRKARHG from the coding sequence ATGACTGAACGCCATGACCCCGTGCTGTGGCGCGAAGGGCTGACAACCGGCTTGCCGACCCTGTTCGGCATCGGCGCCTGGGGCATGGTGGTCGGCATCGCCATGGTCAAAACCGGGCTGACCGCGCTGCAGGCCTGCGGCATGACCTTGCTGGTGTATGCAGGTTCGGCCCAGCTGGCAGCGCTGCCTTTGATCCTGGCGCATGCGCCGATCTGGGTCATCTTTGCCACCGGCCTGGTGGTGAACCTGCGCTTCGTGATCTTTTCCGCCCTGATGGGGCCGCACTTCGCGCACCTGAACTGGCGCCAGCGCCTGTTCTATGGCTATATCTCCGGCGACTTGACGGTGGCGCTGTTCCTGCAGCGTTTTCCGACTGCCGCGCGGCAGCCGGGCAAGCTGTCCTATCTGCAGGGCTTGATGTTCCCGAACTGGCTGGCCTGGCAGGGCGGCTCGATCATCGGCGTCTTTCTCGGCAGCGCGATTCCGACTTCCTGGGGCCTGGGTTTTGCCGGCACGCTGGCGATTCTCTGCATCACGGTGCCGCTGACGATCAACCGGGCGGCACTGTGTGGCGTGCTGGTGGCCGGCACGGTGGCGGTGGCCGCCTATGGCTTCCCTTATAAACTTGGCCTGCTGCTGGCTGTCGTGGTCGGCATGCTGGCCGCGATGGCAGCCGAGGCCCTCATCGAAAAACGAAAGGCGCGTCATGGCTGA
- a CDS encoding DUF2946 family protein, whose protein sequence is MDDIVKQAMAKWPNVPNCYGWLALDARGNWRMRDEAAQAANAPGDRLNNPTLVGFINRNYGHDEAGRWYFQNGPQRVYVNLESTPYIARTDPAQGLVLQTGAALETIERLYLLENGEAIVQAGDIVAQLDDRDVAQLFEDLELDGQPAGDEALLAWLGGGAGTLVLRWRGARVPVERIARASLAQHFGFDPLPRPPASPAG, encoded by the coding sequence ATGGATGACATCGTAAAACAGGCAATGGCCAAGTGGCCGAACGTGCCCAACTGTTATGGTTGGCTGGCACTCGATGCGCGTGGTAACTGGCGCATGCGCGACGAAGCGGCGCAAGCCGCGAACGCGCCCGGCGACCGGCTGAACAACCCCACGCTGGTCGGCTTCATCAACCGCAACTACGGCCATGACGAGGCCGGCCGCTGGTATTTCCAGAACGGCCCGCAACGCGTCTACGTCAACCTGGAAAGCACGCCCTATATCGCCCGCACCGATCCGGCCCAGGGTCTGGTGCTGCAGACCGGCGCCGCGCTGGAAACCATCGAGCGCCTGTATCTCCTGGAGAACGGCGAAGCGATCGTGCAGGCGGGAGACATCGTCGCCCAGCTCGACGACCGCGACGTGGCGCAATTGTTCGAGGACCTGGAACTGGATGGCCAGCCGGCTGGCGACGAGGCCTTGCTGGCCTGGCTGGGCGGCGGCGCAGGCACGCTGGTGCTGCGCTGGCGTGGTGCCCGGGTGCCGGTCGAACGCATCGCCCGCGCCTCGCTGGCGCAGCATTTCGGCTTCGATCCGCTGCCAAGGCCGCCCGCCTCGCCTGCGGGCTGA
- the purE gene encoding 5-(carboxyamino)imidazole ribonucleotide mutase — MSDGVKPLVGVVMGSSSDWDVMQHACEMLKQFGVAFEAQVISAHRMPDEMFAYAGSARARGLRAIIAGAGGAAHLPGMIAAKTIVPVLGVPVPSKYLRGEDSLLSIVQMPKGVPVSTFAIGEAGAANAALTAVAMLAATDDALAARPEQFRIEQTAAAKAMTLPV, encoded by the coding sequence ATGAGCGATGGAGTGAAACCGCTGGTCGGCGTGGTGATGGGTTCCTCGTCGGACTGGGATGTGATGCAGCATGCTTGCGAGATGCTGAAACAGTTCGGCGTGGCCTTCGAGGCGCAGGTGATTTCGGCGCACCGCATGCCCGACGAGATGTTCGCCTATGCAGGCAGCGCGCGCGCGCGGGGCCTCCGCGCCATCATCGCCGGTGCCGGCGGCGCCGCTCACCTGCCGGGCATGATCGCCGCGAAAACCATCGTCCCGGTGCTGGGCGTGCCGGTGCCGTCGAAATACCTGCGCGGCGAGGATTCGCTGCTGTCGATCGTGCAGATGCCGAAAGGCGTGCCGGTATCCACCTTCGCCATCGGCGAAGCGGGCGCCGCGAATGCCGCGCTGACGGCGGTGGCCATGCTGGCCGCCACCGACGACGCGCTGGCCGCCCGCCCGGAACAATTCCGCATTGAGCAGACCGCCGCCGCCAAAGCGATGACCTTGCCTGTCTGA
- a CDS encoding phosphoglycerate kinase, producing MDAVLSFTRLQDLIDRDALKNKRVFIRADLNVPQDDAGNITEDTRIRASVPAIQAALKAGAAVMVTSHLGRPTEGEFKPEDTLAPVAARLSELLGQPVELKQNWIDGVDVAPGQVVLLENCRVNKGEKKNADELAQKMAKLCDVYVNDAFGTAHRAEATTHGIAKFAPVVAAGPLLAAELDALGKALGQPARPLLAIVAGSKVSSKLSILQSLAGKVDNLIVGGGIANTFMKAVGLNIGKSLVENDLVNEARQIIDMMSARGASVPIPVDVVCAREFSPTAAATVKDVADVGDDDMILDIGPKTAAMLAEQVSQAGTIVWNGPVGVFEFDQFAEGTRTLAMAIAKSNGFSIAGGGDTLAAIAKYNIGDQIGYISTGGGAFLEFLEGKTLPAVDILLQRKAQ from the coding sequence ATGGACGCCGTTCTCAGTTTCACCCGCCTGCAGGACCTGATCGATCGTGATGCATTGAAAAACAAGCGCGTTTTCATTCGCGCCGACCTGAATGTGCCGCAGGATGATGCCGGCAACATTACCGAAGACACCCGTATCCGCGCCTCGGTTCCCGCGATCCAGGCTGCCCTCAAGGCCGGCGCCGCCGTGATGGTGACCTCGCACCTGGGACGTCCGACCGAAGGCGAGTTCAAGCCGGAAGACACGCTGGCGCCAGTCGCCGCGCGCCTGTCCGAGCTGCTCGGCCAACCGGTCGAACTGAAGCAGAACTGGATTGACGGCGTCGATGTGGCCCCAGGCCAGGTCGTGCTGCTGGAAAACTGCCGCGTCAACAAGGGCGAAAAGAAGAATGCCGACGAGCTGGCCCAGAAGATGGCCAAGCTCTGCGACGTCTATGTCAACGACGCCTTCGGCACCGCCCACCGCGCCGAAGCGACCACCCATGGCATCGCAAAATTTGCACCGGTCGTCGCGGCAGGTCCGCTGCTGGCTGCCGAACTCGACGCACTGGGCAAGGCCCTGGGCCAGCCGGCGCGTCCGCTGCTGGCGATTGTCGCCGGCTCGAAAGTCTCGAGCAAGCTGTCCATCCTGCAAAGCCTGGCCGGCAAGGTCGATAATTTGATCGTCGGCGGCGGCATTGCCAACACCTTCATGAAGGCCGTCGGCCTGAACATCGGCAAGTCGCTGGTCGAAAACGACCTGGTGAATGAGGCCAGGCAGATCATCGACATGATGAGCGCGCGCGGCGCCTCGGTGCCGATCCCCGTCGACGTCGTCTGCGCCAGGGAATTTTCGCCAACGGCCGCCGCCACCGTGAAGGATGTCGCCGATGTGGGCGACGACGACATGATCCTGGACATTGGTCCGAAGACGGCCGCCATGCTGGCCGAGCAGGTGAGTCAAGCCGGCACCATCGTCTGGAACGGCCCGGTCGGCGTGTTCGAATTCGACCAGTTCGCAGAAGGCACCAGGACCCTGGCCATGGCGATCGCCAAGTCGAACGGTTTCTCGATCGCCGGCGGCGGCGACACCCTGGCCGCGATTGCGAAATACAACATCGGCGACCAGATCGGCTATATCTCCACCGGCGGTGGCGCCTTCCTCGAGTTCCTCGAAGGAAAGACCCTGCCGGCAGTCGACATCCTGCTTCAGCGTAAGGCCCAGTAA
- a CDS encoding AzlD domain-containing protein, with product MAEWEIWAVIVVLALSTVLTRSSFWMIGHRVTIPPRIQGMLRYAPACALAAIIGPDLLLDAGGNVHLELGNPKLLAGIAALVFYLWRRNMLQTIVFGMLAFTLLRIYHVFGAAA from the coding sequence ATGGCTGAATGGGAAATCTGGGCCGTCATCGTCGTGCTGGCGCTGTCGACCGTACTGACGCGCAGCAGTTTCTGGATGATCGGCCACCGCGTCACGATTCCGCCGCGCATCCAGGGCATGCTGCGCTACGCACCGGCCTGCGCACTCGCGGCGATCATCGGACCGGACCTGCTGCTGGACGCGGGCGGGAATGTGCACCTGGAGCTGGGGAACCCGAAGCTGCTGGCTGGCATCGCAGCGCTGGTGTTCTACTTGTGGCGACGGAACATGCTGCAAACCATCGTATTCGGGATGCTTGCCTTCACACTGTTGCGCATTTATCACGTTTTTGGCGCCGCTGCCTAA